A single genomic interval of Vulpes vulpes isolate BD-2025 chromosome 3, VulVul3, whole genome shotgun sequence harbors:
- the KPNA4 gene encoding importin subunit alpha-3 isoform X2, whose product MLTVPSSGLCFTLDIADSRCGSRCALFQTMRRQRNEVVVELRKNKRDEHLLKRRNVPHEDICEDSDIDGDYRVQNTSLEAIVQNASSDNQGIQLSAVQAARKLLSSDRNPPIDDLIKSGILPILVHCLERDDNPSLQFEAAWALTNIASGTSEQTQAVVQSNAVPLFLRLLHSPHQNVCEQAVWALGNIIGDGPQCRDYVISLGVVKPLLSFISPSIPITFLRNVTWVMVNLCRHKDPPPPMETIQEILPALCVLIHHTDVNILVDTVWALSYLTDAGNEQIQMVIDSGIVPHLVPLLSHQEVKVQTAALRAVGNIVTGTDEQTQVVLNCDALSHFPALLTHPKEKINKEAVWFLSNITAGNQQQVQAVIDANLVPMIIHLLDKGDFGTQKEAAWAISNLTISGRKDQVAYLIQQNVIPPFCNLLTVKDAQVVQVVLDGLSNILKMAEDEAETIANLIEECGGLEKIEQLQNHENEDIYKLAYEIIDQFFSSDDIDEDPSLVPEAIQGGTFGFNSSANVPTEGFQF is encoded by the exons ACTATGAGAAGACAACGAAATGAAGTTGTAGTTGAATTAAGGAAG aataaaagagatGAGCATCTCTTAAAGAGAAGGAATGTACCGCATGAAGATATTTGTGAAGATTCTGATATAGATGGTGATTATAGAGTG CAAAATACCTCTCTAGAAGCTATTGTTCAA aatGCTTCAAGTGATAACCAAGGAATTCAGTTAAGTGCAGTTCAAGCTGCTAG GAAGCTTTTGTCCAGTGATCGAAATCCACCAATTGATGACTTAATAAAATCTGGAATATTGCCTATTTTAGTTCATTGTCTTGAAAGAGATGACAA TCCTTCTTTACAGTTTGAAGCTGCATGGGCTCTGACAAACATTGCATCTGGAACCTCTGAACAGACTCAAGCAGTAGTTCAGTCCA ATGCTGTGCCACTTTTCCTGAGGCTTTTACATTCGCCCCATCAAAATGTCTGTGAGCAAGCAGTATGGGCACTGGGAAATATCATAG GTGATGGGCCACAGTGTAGAGATTATGTCATAAGTCTTGGAGTTGTGAAACCTTTACTTTCCTTCATAAGTCCGTCTATTCCTATAACATTCTTAAGAAATGTTACTTGGGTTATGGTCAACTTATGTCGCCACAAAGATCCACCACCCCCAATGGAAACCATTCAGGAG attCTTCCAGCTCTTTGTGTCTTAATTCATCACACAGACGTAAAT ATATTGGTAGATACAGTCTGGGCCCTCTCTTACCTTACTGATGCTGGCAATGAACAGATACAGATGGTAATAGACTCTGGAATAGTCCCTCACTTGGTTCCTCTGCTCAGCCACCAAGAAGTTAAAGTTCAG ACTGCTGCACTTCGAGCTGTGGGCAACATTGTTACTGGAACTGATGAGCAAACACAAGTAGTTTTGAACTGTGATGCTCTTTCACACTTCCCAGCACTTCTGACACAtcccaaagagaaaattaataaa GAAGCAGTGTGGTTCCTCTCTAACATCACCGCAGGAAATCAGCAGCAGGTTCAAGCAGTAATTGATGCCAATCTTGTACCAATGATAATACATCTTTTGGATAAG GGGGATTTTGGCACCCAGAAAGAAGCTGCTTGGGCCATAAGTAACTTAACAATTAGTGGGAGGAAAGATCAA gtgGCCTATCTAATCCAGCAAAATGTTATTCCGCCTTTTTGCAACTTGCTGACTGTAAAAGATGCACAGGTTGTGCAAGTAGTACTTGATGGACtaagtaatatattaaaaatggctGAAGATGAGGCGGAAACCATAGCCAATCTTATAGAAGAATGTGGAG GACTGGAGAAAATTGAACAACTTCAGAATCATGAAAATGAAGACATCTACAAATTGGCCTATGAGATCATTGATCAGTTCTTCTCTTCAGATGAT attGATGAAGATCCTAGCCTTGTTCCAGAGGCAATACAAGGTGGAACATTTGGTTTCAATTCATCTGCCAACGTACCAACAGAAGGGTTCCAGTTTTAG
- the KPNA4 gene encoding importin subunit alpha-3 isoform X1: MADNEKLDNQRLKNFKNKGRDLETMRRQRNEVVVELRKNKRDEHLLKRRNVPHEDICEDSDIDGDYRVQNTSLEAIVQNASSDNQGIQLSAVQAARKLLSSDRNPPIDDLIKSGILPILVHCLERDDNPSLQFEAAWALTNIASGTSEQTQAVVQSNAVPLFLRLLHSPHQNVCEQAVWALGNIIGDGPQCRDYVISLGVVKPLLSFISPSIPITFLRNVTWVMVNLCRHKDPPPPMETIQEILPALCVLIHHTDVNILVDTVWALSYLTDAGNEQIQMVIDSGIVPHLVPLLSHQEVKVQTAALRAVGNIVTGTDEQTQVVLNCDALSHFPALLTHPKEKINKEAVWFLSNITAGNQQQVQAVIDANLVPMIIHLLDKGDFGTQKEAAWAISNLTISGRKDQVAYLIQQNVIPPFCNLLTVKDAQVVQVVLDGLSNILKMAEDEAETIANLIEECGGLEKIEQLQNHENEDIYKLAYEIIDQFFSSDDIDEDPSLVPEAIQGGTFGFNSSANVPTEGFQF; encoded by the exons ACTATGAGAAGACAACGAAATGAAGTTGTAGTTGAATTAAGGAAG aataaaagagatGAGCATCTCTTAAAGAGAAGGAATGTACCGCATGAAGATATTTGTGAAGATTCTGATATAGATGGTGATTATAGAGTG CAAAATACCTCTCTAGAAGCTATTGTTCAA aatGCTTCAAGTGATAACCAAGGAATTCAGTTAAGTGCAGTTCAAGCTGCTAG GAAGCTTTTGTCCAGTGATCGAAATCCACCAATTGATGACTTAATAAAATCTGGAATATTGCCTATTTTAGTTCATTGTCTTGAAAGAGATGACAA TCCTTCTTTACAGTTTGAAGCTGCATGGGCTCTGACAAACATTGCATCTGGAACCTCTGAACAGACTCAAGCAGTAGTTCAGTCCA ATGCTGTGCCACTTTTCCTGAGGCTTTTACATTCGCCCCATCAAAATGTCTGTGAGCAAGCAGTATGGGCACTGGGAAATATCATAG GTGATGGGCCACAGTGTAGAGATTATGTCATAAGTCTTGGAGTTGTGAAACCTTTACTTTCCTTCATAAGTCCGTCTATTCCTATAACATTCTTAAGAAATGTTACTTGGGTTATGGTCAACTTATGTCGCCACAAAGATCCACCACCCCCAATGGAAACCATTCAGGAG attCTTCCAGCTCTTTGTGTCTTAATTCATCACACAGACGTAAAT ATATTGGTAGATACAGTCTGGGCCCTCTCTTACCTTACTGATGCTGGCAATGAACAGATACAGATGGTAATAGACTCTGGAATAGTCCCTCACTTGGTTCCTCTGCTCAGCCACCAAGAAGTTAAAGTTCAG ACTGCTGCACTTCGAGCTGTGGGCAACATTGTTACTGGAACTGATGAGCAAACACAAGTAGTTTTGAACTGTGATGCTCTTTCACACTTCCCAGCACTTCTGACACAtcccaaagagaaaattaataaa GAAGCAGTGTGGTTCCTCTCTAACATCACCGCAGGAAATCAGCAGCAGGTTCAAGCAGTAATTGATGCCAATCTTGTACCAATGATAATACATCTTTTGGATAAG GGGGATTTTGGCACCCAGAAAGAAGCTGCTTGGGCCATAAGTAACTTAACAATTAGTGGGAGGAAAGATCAA gtgGCCTATCTAATCCAGCAAAATGTTATTCCGCCTTTTTGCAACTTGCTGACTGTAAAAGATGCACAGGTTGTGCAAGTAGTACTTGATGGACtaagtaatatattaaaaatggctGAAGATGAGGCGGAAACCATAGCCAATCTTATAGAAGAATGTGGAG GACTGGAGAAAATTGAACAACTTCAGAATCATGAAAATGAAGACATCTACAAATTGGCCTATGAGATCATTGATCAGTTCTTCTCTTCAGATGAT attGATGAAGATCCTAGCCTTGTTCCAGAGGCAATACAAGGTGGAACATTTGGTTTCAATTCATCTGCCAACGTACCAACAGAAGGGTTCCAGTTTTAG
- the KPNA4 gene encoding importin subunit alpha-3 isoform X3, translating to MWLTTMRRQRNEVVVELRKNKRDEHLLKRRNVPHEDICEDSDIDGDYRVQNTSLEAIVQNASSDNQGIQLSAVQAARKLLSSDRNPPIDDLIKSGILPILVHCLERDDNPSLQFEAAWALTNIASGTSEQTQAVVQSNAVPLFLRLLHSPHQNVCEQAVWALGNIIGDGPQCRDYVISLGVVKPLLSFISPSIPITFLRNVTWVMVNLCRHKDPPPPMETIQEILPALCVLIHHTDVNILVDTVWALSYLTDAGNEQIQMVIDSGIVPHLVPLLSHQEVKVQTAALRAVGNIVTGTDEQTQVVLNCDALSHFPALLTHPKEKINKEAVWFLSNITAGNQQQVQAVIDANLVPMIIHLLDKGDFGTQKEAAWAISNLTISGRKDQVAYLIQQNVIPPFCNLLTVKDAQVVQVVLDGLSNILKMAEDEAETIANLIEECGGLEKIEQLQNHENEDIYKLAYEIIDQFFSSDDIDEDPSLVPEAIQGGTFGFNSSANVPTEGFQF from the exons ACTATGAGAAGACAACGAAATGAAGTTGTAGTTGAATTAAGGAAG aataaaagagatGAGCATCTCTTAAAGAGAAGGAATGTACCGCATGAAGATATTTGTGAAGATTCTGATATAGATGGTGATTATAGAGTG CAAAATACCTCTCTAGAAGCTATTGTTCAA aatGCTTCAAGTGATAACCAAGGAATTCAGTTAAGTGCAGTTCAAGCTGCTAG GAAGCTTTTGTCCAGTGATCGAAATCCACCAATTGATGACTTAATAAAATCTGGAATATTGCCTATTTTAGTTCATTGTCTTGAAAGAGATGACAA TCCTTCTTTACAGTTTGAAGCTGCATGGGCTCTGACAAACATTGCATCTGGAACCTCTGAACAGACTCAAGCAGTAGTTCAGTCCA ATGCTGTGCCACTTTTCCTGAGGCTTTTACATTCGCCCCATCAAAATGTCTGTGAGCAAGCAGTATGGGCACTGGGAAATATCATAG GTGATGGGCCACAGTGTAGAGATTATGTCATAAGTCTTGGAGTTGTGAAACCTTTACTTTCCTTCATAAGTCCGTCTATTCCTATAACATTCTTAAGAAATGTTACTTGGGTTATGGTCAACTTATGTCGCCACAAAGATCCACCACCCCCAATGGAAACCATTCAGGAG attCTTCCAGCTCTTTGTGTCTTAATTCATCACACAGACGTAAAT ATATTGGTAGATACAGTCTGGGCCCTCTCTTACCTTACTGATGCTGGCAATGAACAGATACAGATGGTAATAGACTCTGGAATAGTCCCTCACTTGGTTCCTCTGCTCAGCCACCAAGAAGTTAAAGTTCAG ACTGCTGCACTTCGAGCTGTGGGCAACATTGTTACTGGAACTGATGAGCAAACACAAGTAGTTTTGAACTGTGATGCTCTTTCACACTTCCCAGCACTTCTGACACAtcccaaagagaaaattaataaa GAAGCAGTGTGGTTCCTCTCTAACATCACCGCAGGAAATCAGCAGCAGGTTCAAGCAGTAATTGATGCCAATCTTGTACCAATGATAATACATCTTTTGGATAAG GGGGATTTTGGCACCCAGAAAGAAGCTGCTTGGGCCATAAGTAACTTAACAATTAGTGGGAGGAAAGATCAA gtgGCCTATCTAATCCAGCAAAATGTTATTCCGCCTTTTTGCAACTTGCTGACTGTAAAAGATGCACAGGTTGTGCAAGTAGTACTTGATGGACtaagtaatatattaaaaatggctGAAGATGAGGCGGAAACCATAGCCAATCTTATAGAAGAATGTGGAG GACTGGAGAAAATTGAACAACTTCAGAATCATGAAAATGAAGACATCTACAAATTGGCCTATGAGATCATTGATCAGTTCTTCTCTTCAGATGAT attGATGAAGATCCTAGCCTTGTTCCAGAGGCAATACAAGGTGGAACATTTGGTTTCAATTCATCTGCCAACGTACCAACAGAAGGGTTCCAGTTTTAG